A genomic region of Pogoniulus pusillus isolate bPogPus1 chromosome 35, bPogPus1.pri, whole genome shotgun sequence contains the following coding sequences:
- the TLR4 gene encoding toll-like receptor 4 — protein MPGLLKMPRRGALSLRTFLVVLQLVLIPPQLAGCLLNPCLEVVPNNTFRCTGLNTSGVPAEVPNTTQNLDLSFSNLKSLGSNYFSSVPELHLLDLSRCHLHTIEDNSFVDLHNLSTLILTANPLQYLGPAAFGGLTSLRKLVLVETNITSLTDLPIGHLHTLQQLNLGHNSIASLKLPTYFTNLSSLRYLSFFSNRITHISRGDLDALEVVNKLNLTLVLSLNNIKHIEPGSFARIHLGELALRSSFENFSVMHTSLQGLSGLQVKRLIVGEFSDIQRLSDFERGLLSGLCQVQMQEFVLHCFRSFEYDTDTLFDCIGNVSSIRLVDTLIEEVSEVPMFSQVKQLECKKCRFKEVPAVKLSLFKELRVLRITKSKYLNSFLQDFESLRNLEVVDLSENRLSFTGCCSPQFPGCSRLKHLNLSFNSDISVSGDFTNVKNLLYLDFQHTKLLGPGTYPVFLSLQKLLYLDISYTKTHVKSQCAFCGLNSLRVLKMAGNSFESNKLDNSFKNLSHLHTLDISGCKLVHVDQSTFDALSELKELNISNNKLLTFDPVVYKPLQTLMVLDFSNNQLSVLLDSALEILPESLVLLDVSQNLFDCSCTHLSFLKWVKDKQQLLQNEELMVCHMPAHVKNVSLSSFDLSSCHINLSMVSSSVIMLVTAVVFLFLIYKYYFQLYYSVVLLSGCKHSAERGDTYDAFVIHSSKDQEWVMKELVEPLEGGTPPFQLCLYYRDFLPGVPIVTNIIQEGFLSSRNVIAVISTDFLESKWCSFEFDIAQSWQLVEGKTGIIMIVLEEVNKALLRQRLGLSRYLRRNTYLEWKNKEISRHFFWRQLTGILLEGKRWNQEEVKLM, from the exons ATGCCTGGCCTCCTGAAAATGCCCAGGAGAGGAGCTCTTTCTCTGCGGACTTTCctggtggtgctgcagctggttCTCATCCCaccacagctggcaggctgcctCCTCAATCCCTGTTTGGAG GTCGTCCCTAACAACACTTTCAGATGCACAGGGCTGAACACCTCTGGAGTTCCTGCTGAAGTCCCAAATACCACTCAGAACTTGGATCTCAGCTTCAGCAATCTCAAGTCGCTGGGGTCCAATTATTTTTCATCAGTCCCTGAACTACATCTTCTGGATCTTTCAAG GTGCCACCTGCACACAATAGAAGATAACTCCTTTGTGGATCTGCACAACCTTTCCACCTTAATTTTAACTGCCAATCCCCTGCAGTACCTGGGGCCAGCAGCCTTTGGTGGCTTAACATCTCTGAGGAAACTGGTACTGGTGGAAACCAACATAACCTCTCTGACCGACCTACCCATTGGACACTTGcacaccctgcagcagctgaaccTGGGCCACAACAGCATTGCTTCATTGAAGCTTCCCACGTATTTTaccaacctcagctctctcaggtaCTTGAGCTTTTTCTCTAACAGGATCACCcatatctccagaggagaccttGATGCCCTGGAGGTCGTGAACAAGCTCAACCTCACGCTGGTGCTATCCTTGAATAATATAAAACACATAGAGCCAGGGTCCTTTGCAAGGATTCACCTTGGTGAGCTGGCTCTAAGGTCCTCTTTTGAGAACTTCAGTGTGATGCACACTTCTCTTCAAGGCCTGAGTGGTCTACAGGTCAAGAGATTAATAGTTGGAGAGTTCAGTGACATTCAGAGACTAAGCGACTTTGAGAGGGGACTCTTGAGTGGACTGTGCCAGGTACAGATGCAGGAGTTTGTCTTACACTGCTTCAGGAGCTTTGAGTATGACACAGACACTCTTTTTGACTGCATAGGCAACGTCTCCAGCATTCGGTTGGTGGACACCCTCATTGAAGAGGTGTCAGAGGTTCCTATGTTCTCTCAAGTGAAGCAGCTGGAGTGCAAGAAGTGCAGGTTTAAGGAAGTGCCTGCTGTGAAGCTGTCTCTTTTcaaggagctgagggtgcttcGTATCACCAAGAGCAAATACCTCAATAGCTTCCTGCAGGACTTTGAGAGCCTAAGGAAcctggaggtggtggacttgAGTGAGAATCGCCTCTCCTTcactggctgctgctcccctcaGTTTCCTGGCTGCTCCAGGTTGAAACACCTGAACCTAAGCTTCAATTCTGACATCAGCGTGAGTGGGGATTTCACCAACGTGAAGAATTTGCTGTACTTGGACTTCCAGCACACAAAGTTATTAGGTCCTGGCACCTACCCTGTCTTTCTATCCCTTCAGAAACTGCTTTACCTTGATATTTCCTACACCAAAACTCATGTCAAATCCCAGTGTGCCTTTTGTGGCCTGAACTCTCTGCGGGTGCTCAAGATGGCAGGCAACTCCTTCGAGAGCAACAAGCTGGACAACAGCTTCAAAAACCTAAGTCACCTCCACACCTTGGATATTTCAGGTTGCAAACTGGTTCACGTGGATCAAAGCACATTTGATGCCCTCTCTGAACTGAAAGAGCTGAACATCAGCAACAATAAGCTACTGACCTTTGACCCTGTGGTCTACAAGCCACTCCAAACCCTCATGGTCCTGGATTTCAGCAACAACCAGCTGAGTGTGCTGTTGGACTCAGCCCTGGAAATCTTGCCTGAGAGCCTGGTCCTGTTAGACGTCTCTCAAAACCTCTTTGATTGCTCTTGCACACACCTGAGCtttctgaaatgggtcaaggacaagcagcagctgctgcagaacgaGGAGCTGATGGTTTGCCACATGCCTGCACACGTGAAGAATGTCAGCCTGTCAAGCTTTGatctctcctcctgccacatCAATCTAAGCATGGTGTCATCCTCAGTCATCATGTTGGTGACTGCAGTGGTGTTCCTCTTCCTGATTTACAAGTACTACTTTCAGCTATACTACTCGGTGGTGCTGCTCAGTGGGTGTAAGCACTCTGCAGAAAGGGGTGACACCTATGATGCATTTGTTATCCACTCCAGCAAGGACCAAGAATGGGTGATGAAAGAGCTTGTGGAACCTTTAGAAGGTGGAACCCCTCCCTTCCAGCTTTGCCTTTACTACAGGGATTTCCTACCAGGGGTACCCATTGTCACCAATATCATCCAAGAAGGCTTTCTGAGTAGCAGAAATGTCATTGCAGTCATCTCTACTGACTTTCTGGAGAGTAAGTGGTGCAGCTTCGAGTTTGACATTGCCCAGTCCTGGCAGCTGGTGGAAGGAAAGACTGGGATCATCATGATTGTGCTAGAAGAAGTGAATAAGGCCTTGctgaggcagaggctggggctgtCCCGGTACCTGAGGAGGAACACCTACCTGGAGTGGAAGAACAAGGAAATAAGCAGGCACTTCTTCTGGAGGCAGCTGACAGGAATCCTGCTCGAAGGCAAAAGATGGAATCAAGAGGAAGTAAAGCTCAtgtga